In one window of Janthinobacterium sp. 1_2014MBL_MicDiv DNA:
- a CDS encoding YfhL family 4Fe-4S dicluster ferredoxin, with protein sequence MALLITDECINCDICEPECPNDAIYMGAEIYEIDPNKCTECVGHFDEPQCQQVCPVSCIPFNPAWRESPEQLMAKYERLQAELPAPKA encoded by the coding sequence ATGGCACTACTGATCACTGACGAATGCATCAATTGCGACATTTGCGAGCCCGAGTGCCCGAATGACGCGATCTACATGGGTGCGGAAATCTACGAAATCGATCCCAACAAGTGTACCGAATGCGTGGGCCACTTTGACGAGCCGCAATGCCAGCAAGTGTGTCCCGTCAGCTGCATCCCCTTCAATCCCGCCTGGCGCGAAAGCCCGGAACAGCTGATGGCCAAGTACGAGCGCCTGCAGGCGGAACTGCCTGCCCCCAAGGCATAA
- the coaD gene encoding pantetheine-phosphate adenylyltransferase: MVVAVYPGTFDPLTRGHEDLVRRASGLFDKLIVGVADSKNKQPFFSLDERLEIANEVLGHYPNVQVESFSGLLKDFVRKHEARVIVRGLRAVSDFEYEFQMAGMNRYLLPDVETMFLTPSDQYQFISGTIVREIAALGGDVSKFVFPSVNRWLQNKIAANAALPE; the protein is encoded by the coding sequence ATGGTTGTAGCCGTTTATCCAGGAACATTCGATCCGCTCACGCGTGGTCATGAAGATTTGGTGCGCCGCGCATCGGGTCTGTTTGACAAACTGATCGTCGGTGTGGCCGACAGCAAGAACAAGCAACCGTTTTTCTCGCTCGACGAACGCCTGGAAATCGCCAACGAAGTGCTCGGCCACTATCCGAATGTGCAGGTGGAAAGCTTTTCCGGCTTGCTCAAGGATTTCGTGCGCAAGCACGAGGCGAGGGTCATCGTACGCGGCTTGCGCGCCGTCTCCGACTTCGAATACGAATTCCAGATGGCGGGCATGAACCGCTACCTGCTGCCCGATGTCGAAACCATGTTCCTGACGCCGTCCGACCAGTACCAGTTCATTTCGGGCACCATCGTGCGCGAAATCGCGGCGCTGGGCGGCGACGTCTCCAAGTTTGTCTTCCCCTCGGTGAACCGCTGGCTGCAAAACAAGATTGCCGCCAATGCTGCCTTACCCGAATAA
- the rsmD gene encoding 16S rRNA (guanine(966)-N(2))-methyltransferase RsmD has translation MQKKIKKPAKVPVHHAPPPNQVRIIGGQWKRSVLPVLQALGLRPTPDRVRETVFNWINHLRDGDWSNAQVLDLFAGSGALGFEAASRGAAAVTMVDTHTPVIRQLEENKAKLRADNVQLLRGDALLTAQGLASRGQRYDLIFLDPPYQQDFLAKVLPLCANLLKEGGMVYAESGLPLVFDEQSELEKPEWMAPWEVIRADKAGTVFYHLLTYNKVPATA, from the coding sequence ATGCAAAAGAAAATTAAAAAACCCGCCAAAGTGCCCGTCCACCACGCGCCGCCACCGAACCAGGTGCGCATCATCGGCGGCCAATGGAAACGCTCCGTGCTGCCTGTCTTGCAGGCACTGGGCTTGCGCCCCACGCCGGACCGCGTGCGCGAAACCGTGTTTAACTGGATCAATCACTTGCGCGACGGCGACTGGTCCAACGCCCAGGTGCTGGACCTGTTCGCCGGCAGCGGCGCGCTCGGCTTCGAAGCGGCCAGCCGCGGCGCCGCCGCCGTCACCATGGTCGACACGCATACGCCCGTGATACGCCAGCTGGAAGAAAACAAGGCCAAATTACGCGCCGACAACGTGCAACTGCTGCGCGGCGACGCCCTGCTGACGGCGCAAGGCCTGGCGTCGCGCGGCCAGCGCTACGACCTGATCTTCCTCGACCCGCCGTACCAGCAGGATTTCCTCGCCAAGGTGCTGCCCCTGTGCGCCAACCTGCTCAAGGAAGGCGGCATGGTCTACGCGGAATCGGGCTTGCCGCTGGTCTTCGACGAGCAAAGCGAACTGGAGAAGCCGGAATGGATGGCGCCGTGGGAAGTCATCCGCGCCGATAAAGCGGGCACCGTCTTCTATCATTTGCTAACTTACAACAAAGTGCCGGCAACGGCCTGA
- a CDS encoding DUF6279 family lipoprotein encodes MKKFNTQAPYSTRFSRFTYAVLAIVLVVMAGCSGLRLAYNNGDTVLYWWLNAYVDLDRDQKGWVRDDIDKLFDWHRKTQLKDYVDILRTGQKQLQGNVTQADLMADYSEIKHRTQALLQKAAPDLAELARSLKPEQIAQMEKKFKANNDDYRKKYLSGDKDKRQKLRYKKSMEQFELWFGSFNSEQEAIIRKASDGRPLDNEIWLDERMRRQQNVLNLVKKVHQEKLGKEATVTLINTLIKDSFERLEHSERKAFFDAYQDGTAQLVLTVIKIATPAQKAHAIKRMQGWIDDFTALASQPK; translated from the coding sequence ATGAAAAAGTTTAACACGCAGGCCCCGTATTCCACGCGCTTCAGCCGCTTTACTTATGCCGTGCTGGCCATCGTACTGGTCGTCATGGCCGGCTGCAGCGGCTTGCGCCTCGCTTACAACAACGGCGATACCGTGCTGTACTGGTGGCTGAACGCCTATGTCGACCTGGACCGCGACCAGAAGGGCTGGGTGCGCGACGATATCGACAAACTGTTCGACTGGCACCGCAAGACGCAATTGAAGGATTACGTGGACATCCTGCGCACGGGCCAGAAACAGCTGCAAGGCAATGTCACGCAGGCGGACCTGATGGCCGACTACAGCGAGATCAAGCACCGCACCCAGGCGCTGCTGCAAAAGGCCGCGCCCGACCTGGCCGAACTGGCCCGTTCGCTGAAGCCCGAGCAAATTGCGCAGATGGAAAAGAAGTTCAAGGCGAACAATGATGACTATCGCAAGAAATACCTGAGCGGCGACAAGGACAAGCGCCAGAAACTGCGCTACAAGAAATCCATGGAGCAATTCGAGCTGTGGTTCGGCAGCTTCAACAGCGAGCAGGAAGCCATCATTCGCAAGGCATCCGACGGGCGTCCGCTGGACAACGAGATCTGGCTCGACGAACGCATGCGGCGCCAGCAGAATGTCTTGAACCTGGTCAAGAAAGTGCATCAGGAAAAGCTTGGCAAGGAAGCCACCGTGACCCTGATCAACACCCTGATCAAGGACAGTTTCGAGCGCCTCGAGCATTCCGAGCGCAAGGCCTTCTTCGATGCCTACCAGGACGGCACGGCGCAGTTGGTCTTGACGGTGATCAAGATCGCCACGCCCGCGCAAAAAGCCCATGCCATCAAGCGCATGCAGGGCTGGATCGACGATTTCACCGCCTTGGCCAGCCAGCCCAAATAG
- the glmU gene encoding bifunctional UDP-N-acetylglucosamine diphosphorylase/glucosamine-1-phosphate N-acetyltransferase GlmU — protein sequence MNVVILAAGMGKRMQSALPKVLHPLAGKPLLSHVIDTARSLAPSRLCVIYGHGGAAVLKLLDGYKTQHDLAVDAAEQTQQLGTGHAVQQAVSLLDDKVPTLILYGDVPLTSADSLQQLVQAAGGDKLAILTVAQDDPFGLGRIVRENGAIVRIVEEKDATPEERAIREINSGIMVAPTVALKKWLSALSNDNAQGEYYLTDIVAQAVADGVAVTSAHPAAVWEVAGVNSKVQLAQLERIHQNNIAQALLERGVTLLDPARIDVRGELICGRDVTIDVGCVFEGRVELGDGVRVGANNVIINAKVAAGAHIKPFCHIEDAIVGAASIIGPYARLRPGTVLAEDVHVGNFVEVKNSQIAAHSKANHLAYIGDATIGSKVNIGAGTITCNYDGINKFRTVIEDDAFIGSDSQLIAPVTVGKGATLGAGTTLSKDAPAGKLTVSRARQVTIDGWTRPVKIPK from the coding sequence ATGAACGTTGTCATTCTCGCTGCCGGTATGGGCAAACGCATGCAGTCGGCACTGCCCAAAGTCTTGCACCCGCTGGCTGGCAAGCCACTGCTGTCGCATGTGATCGATACGGCCCGCAGCCTGGCGCCGTCCCGATTATGCGTGATTTACGGGCATGGGGGCGCAGCGGTGCTGAAGTTGCTGGACGGCTACAAGACGCAGCATGACCTGGCGGTCGACGCCGCCGAGCAAACGCAGCAGCTGGGTACGGGCCATGCCGTGCAGCAAGCCGTGTCCTTGCTGGACGACAAGGTCCCCACCCTGATCCTGTACGGCGACGTGCCATTGACCAGTGCCGATTCCCTGCAGCAGCTGGTGCAGGCAGCCGGCGGCGACAAGCTGGCCATTCTCACCGTCGCGCAGGACGATCCCTTCGGCCTGGGCCGCATCGTGCGCGAAAACGGCGCCATCGTGCGCATCGTCGAGGAAAAGGATGCCACGCCAGAAGAGCGCGCCATCCGCGAAATCAACAGCGGCATCATGGTCGCGCCCACCGTGGCCCTGAAGAAATGGCTGTCGGCCCTGTCGAATGATAATGCCCAAGGGGAATACTATCTGACCGATATCGTCGCCCAGGCCGTCGCCGATGGCGTGGCCGTCACCTCGGCCCATCCGGCCGCCGTGTGGGAAGTGGCTGGCGTCAACAGCAAGGTGCAACTGGCCCAGCTCGAACGCATACACCAGAACAATATCGCGCAAGCCTTGCTCGAGCGGGGCGTGACCCTGCTCGACCCGGCCCGCATCGACGTGCGCGGCGAGCTGATCTGCGGCCGCGATGTCACCATCGATGTCGGCTGCGTATTCGAAGGCCGGGTGGAGCTGGGCGACGGCGTGCGCGTGGGCGCCAATAATGTCATCATCAACGCCAAGGTGGCGGCCGGCGCGCACATCAAGCCGTTCTGCCATATCGAGGACGCCATCGTCGGCGCCGCCTCCATCATCGGCCCGTATGCGCGCCTGCGTCCCGGCACCGTGCTGGCCGAAGACGTGCATGTGGGTAACTTCGTGGAAGTGAAAAACAGCCAGATCGCCGCGCACAGCAAGGCCAATCACCTCGCTTACATCGGCGACGCCACCATCGGTTCCAAGGTCAACATCGGCGCCGGCACCATCACCTGCAATTACGATGGCATCAACAAGTTCCGCACCGTCATCGAAGACGATGCATTTATTGGCAGCGACAGCCAGCTGATCGCGCCCGTCACCGTCGGCAAGGGTGCCACGCTGGGCGCCGGCACGACCCTGTCGAAGGATGCGCCGGCCGGCAAGCTGACCGTATCGCGCGCCCGGCAAGTGACGATCGACGGCTGGACGCGTCCGGTGAAGATTCCCAAGTAA